The genomic segment GTCATAAGTTATCGAGGGTTTCTTTCAACTCTTATTTTAAAATATTTTTAATGTTTTTAGCAATTTAACCTATATTTTATTTGAGAATCTCTTTTAATTTAAGGAGAATTAATAGCACCCATCAACCAGCGTGTAATGCTTCCATCGTCTTCTGTTTGAGAACGTTGTAATGCTTCTACCACTAAGGCTATTTTTAATCCCGGTAAAACGAGAGATTCTTCGATTAATCGACTTCCTTGGTTTTCTACAGCAAAGGCTAAAATTATGTTGTCTTCAACATTGACAACCCAATATTCTTGTGTTCCCAATTTTTCGTAGAGTAATCGTTTTCGACCAATATCATCGGTAAAAGAAGATGCACCAATTTCAACAATTAAATTAGGAGCAGTGAGTTCATCTAAATTAATCGGGGAATTATTGCGAGGCGGAAATTGAAAATTATCCCCAATATAAAACCCGATATCCGGTTGACTATCTCGGATTCCTGTTTTTCTGAAAGAGGTGTTAGTAAATCCTTTAATCCGAATATTTCTTAAAGCTGCATAAATTAAGATTACCGTTGAGAGAATTGTGTTATCGTGTCCGTGTGCTGAACCTAATGGTGACATTTCTACCCTCACATATCCTTGATCATAATAAAATTTACCCTCAGCATACTGAGGATTCTCGGTTAAGGCTAAAAATTCTTCCCAGGTCGCTTTTACCCAGGTGTTGGTTGCGATTGTTTTTAAATCAGGGGGAGCTTGAACCATAATCAAAACCTGAACCCTAAATTAA from the Planktothrix tepida PCC 9214 genome contains:
- a CDS encoding Uma2 family endonuclease, translated to MVQAPPDLKTIATNTWVKATWEEFLALTENPQYAEGKFYYDQGYVRVEMSPLGSAHGHDNTILSTVILIYAALRNIRIKGFTNTSFRKTGIRDSQPDIGFYIGDNFQFPPRNNSPINLDELTAPNLIVEIGASSFTDDIGRKRLLYEKLGTQEYWVVNVEDNIILAFAVENQGSRLIEESLVLPGLKIALVVEALQRSQTEDDGSITRWLMGAINSP